In Clupea harengus chromosome 25, Ch_v2.0.2, whole genome shotgun sequence, one genomic interval encodes:
- the LOC105900507 gene encoding histamine H3 receptor: MGSDTAVMNATRNFIANNSSREESTFAQPVMVTLAVMMVILVVVTVSGNALVIFAFKVDKSLRRQSNYFFLNLAISDFLVGAFCIPVYIPYILSGRWMLGRGLCKLWLVMDYLLCTASVFNIVLISYDRFLSVTQAVSYRAKQGMTKQAIGKMIAVWVLAFLLYGPAIIFWDHVSGKSCVAVDECFAEFYYTWYFLLSASVLEFFSPFISVAFFNLSIYLNIRRRRLCGAKREPVLEVSSQAESIRLSPLYYCHSVFFKSKKAVSVAAANAEEEKGSLDSQMSSPPVSRVGSGGGGAQRSRLTRDKKVAKSLAVIVCVFAVCWAPYTLLMIIRAACRGDCVEHHWYEASFWLLWINSAINPFLYPVCHSSFRRAFARILCPRRRKSSRHHRKPP, translated from the exons ATGGGAAGTGACACAGCTGTCATGAACGCCACTCGGAATTTTATAGCCAATAACTCCAGTAGAGAGGAGTCCACCTTTGCCCAGCCGGTGATGGTTACCCTGGCGGTGATGATGGTCATTTTGGTTGTAGTGACGGTTTCAGGAAACGCTCTGGTCATATTTGCCTTCAAAGTTGACAAAAGTTTAAGGCGGCAAAGCAACTACTTTTTCTTGAATCTGGCCATTTCGGATTTTCTTGTAG GTGCTTTCTGCATTCCCGTGTACATCCCATACATCCTCTCTGGTCGATGGATGTTGGGTAGGGGACTGTGTAAACTGTGGCTGGTCATGGACTACCTGCTGTGCACTGCATCGGTCTTCAACATCGTCCTCATCAGCTACGACCGTTTCCTGTCAGTCACTCAAGCG GTATCTTATCGTGCAAAACAAGGGATGACCAAGCAAGCTATTGGGAAGATGATTGCTGTGTGGGTGTTGGCCTTCCTTCTCTACGGTCCAGCCATTATCTTCTGGGACCATGTGTCTGGCAAGAGCTGTGTGGCCGTGGACGAGTGCTTCGCCGAGTTCTACTACACCTGGTATTTCCTGCTAAGTGCCTCGGTACTTGAGTTCTTCTCACCGTTCATCTCAGTGGCCTTCTTCAATCTCAGCATCTACCTGAACATCCGCCGCAGGAGGCTGTGTGGCGCCAAGCGCGAACCTGTCCTGGAGGTCTCCTCCCAGGCCGAGAGCATCCGGCTCTCCCCACTTTACTACTGCCACTCCGTGTTTTTCAAGAGCAAGAAGGCGGTGTCCGTGGCGGCGGCCAACGCTGAGGAGGAAAAGGGCTCGCTGGACTCGCAGATGTCATCTCCTCCGGTGAGCCGGGTCGGCAGCGGCGGTGGCGGGGCCCAGCGCTCACGGCTAACCCGAGACAAGAAGGTGGCCAAGTCGCTGGCGGTGATCGTGTGCGTGTTCGCCGTGTGCTGGGCCCCCTACACGCTGCTGATGATCATCCGCGCGGCCTGCCGGGGCGACTGCGTGGAGCACCACTGGTACGAGGCCTCCTTCTGGCTCCTGTGGATCAACTCGGCCATCAACCCCTTCCTGTACCCGGTGTGCCACAGCAGTTTCAGACGTGCCTTCGCCAGGATCCTGTGCCCGAGACGGCGTAAGTCCAGCAGGCATCACCGTAAGCCTCCTTAG